Proteins encoded together in one Undibacterium sp. CCC3.4 window:
- the iscU gene encoding Fe-S cluster assembly scaffold IscU, which translates to MAYSDKVLDHYENPRNVGAFEKGDDTVGTGMVGAPACGDVMKLQIKVSADGIIEDAKFKTYGCGSAIASSSLVTEWVKGKTLDQALEIKNTAIAEELALPPVKIHCSILAEDAIKAAVLDYKNKHSSVAA; encoded by the coding sequence ATGGCCTATTCAGATAAAGTTTTAGATCACTACGAAAATCCACGTAACGTCGGTGCCTTTGAAAAAGGTGACGACACGGTTGGCACCGGCATGGTCGGCGCACCAGCTTGCGGCGATGTCATGAAGTTGCAGATCAAAGTCAGTGCCGATGGCATCATCGAAGATGCTAAATTCAAAACCTACGGCTGCGGTTCGGCGATTGCTTCGTCGTCGCTGGTTACCGAATGGGTCAAGGGTAAAACGCTGGACCAGGCATTGGAAATCAAAAACACCGCCATCGCTGAAGAATTAGCCTTGCCACCGGTTAAAATTCACTGCTCGATTCTGGCTGAAGATGCGATCAAGGCAGCCGTGCTCGATTACAAAAACAAGCACAGCAGCGTCGCAGCATAA
- a CDS encoding saccharopine dehydrogenase family protein — translation MATKLILLGAGKIGDAILNLLSHTGDYDITVADRDPERLKYVEQAGFPRTRIVQADLGDQEIVTELIRGHQVTLSACPYFLTPIIAGAARAANSHYFDLTEDVESTRIVKQLAEGADCAFVPQCGLAPGFISIVANDVALGFDSLRDVSMRVGALPTFPNNALKYNLTWSTDGLINEYCNPCEAIVDGQLRETAALEEIEHFSLDGIDYEAFNTSGGLGTLCASLQGKVQNLNYKTVRYPGHRDIVKMLIRDLELGKLERRPILKDVLETSIPMTKQDVVLVFVSVVGMRQGRLEQESYAKKIYAQEVNAQLLSAIQLTTAAGICTMVDLVLSGKLPQHGLVRQEQAKLSDFLSNRFGRYYAI, via the coding sequence ATGGCAACCAAGCTCATTTTGCTAGGCGCAGGGAAAATCGGGGATGCAATCCTCAATCTGCTTTCACATACTGGCGATTATGACATCACCGTCGCCGATCGCGACCCCGAACGTTTGAAATATGTGGAGCAAGCCGGCTTTCCGCGTACCCGCATCGTGCAGGCCGACCTCGGCGACCAAGAAATCGTCACCGAACTGATACGCGGCCATCAAGTCACGCTGTCGGCCTGCCCGTATTTCCTCACACCCATCATCGCCGGCGCTGCCCGCGCGGCCAACTCGCATTATTTCGATTTAACCGAAGATGTAGAAAGCACCCGCATCGTCAAGCAACTGGCCGAAGGGGCCGATTGCGCTTTCGTACCGCAATGCGGGCTGGCACCGGGCTTCATCTCCATCGTTGCCAACGATGTTGCTCTCGGTTTCGACAGCTTGCGTGACGTCAGCATGCGCGTCGGTGCCTTGCCGACCTTCCCCAACAATGCCCTCAAGTACAATCTGACTTGGAGCACCGATGGCTTGATCAATGAGTATTGCAATCCTTGCGAGGCGATTGTCGATGGACAATTACGCGAAACTGCGGCGCTCGAAGAAATCGAACATTTCTCGCTCGATGGCATAGATTACGAAGCCTTCAACACCTCGGGCGGCCTCGGCACTTTATGTGCAAGCTTACAGGGCAAAGTACAGAATCTCAATTACAAAACCGTGCGCTATCCGGGGCACCGCGACATCGTCAAGATGCTCATTCGCGACTTGGAATTAGGCAAACTCGAACGTCGACCGATACTCAAAGATGTACTCGAAACCTCCATCCCCATGACCAAGCAAGATGTGGTGCTGGTGTTTGTCAGCGTGGTCGGCATGCGCCAAGGCCGTCTCGAACAGGAATCGTATGCGAAAAAAATCTACGCACAAGAAGTCAATGCTCAGTTACTCTCAGCGATACAATTAACCACCGCGGCTGGAATTTGCACCATGGTTGACTTAGTGCTGAGCGGGAAGCTGCCACAGCACGGCTTGGTGCGCCAAGAGCAAGCCAAGCTCAGCGATTTCCTGTCCAACCGTTTCGGCCGCTACTACGCCATTTGA
- a CDS encoding transporter substrate-binding domain-containing protein: protein MSHRCASCCRLICAIITTLWLTAALASETIRYPRTSTKNDRHADYVLELLQAAMNKLPGKYHLVASELTYPQTRFINETASAKGKLDLIWTMTTEQREAQLIPIRIPIDKGALGWRIALLRKNDKDLFKNVKSLADLQHFSAGQVHDWPDTAILRHSGLPVSVASSYEPLFAMLAAARFDYFPRAIFEVWQEFDEHREQGIVIDQAIVLHYDSAEYFFVSPRHAQFAADLRTALESLIVSGDFDKLFQKYYRDILYKANIRQRSIIELPNPMIARNKLPLNRSELWVQP from the coding sequence ATGAGTCACCGTTGCGCTTCCTGCTGCCGTCTTATCTGCGCCATCATCACGACACTCTGGCTCACAGCAGCGCTGGCCAGCGAAACAATACGTTATCCGCGTACCTCGACAAAAAATGACAGGCATGCGGACTACGTGCTGGAATTGCTCCAAGCCGCAATGAACAAGCTTCCGGGCAAGTACCATTTAGTCGCCAGCGAGCTCACTTATCCGCAAACACGCTTCATCAATGAAACCGCGTCAGCCAAGGGCAAGCTCGACCTCATCTGGACCATGACGACCGAGCAGCGTGAAGCCCAACTCATTCCCATCCGCATTCCCATCGACAAGGGTGCCTTGGGTTGGCGCATCGCTTTGTTGCGAAAAAACGATAAAGATTTGTTTAAGAATGTGAAATCGCTGGCAGATTTACAGCATTTCAGCGCGGGTCAGGTGCACGACTGGCCCGATACGGCAATTTTGCGCCACAGCGGCTTGCCTGTTAGTGTAGCCTCGTCCTATGAGCCGCTGTTCGCGATGCTGGCGGCCGCCCGTTTCGACTACTTTCCACGCGCTATTTTTGAGGTCTGGCAAGAATTCGATGAGCACCGCGAGCAAGGTATCGTCATCGACCAAGCTATCGTGCTGCACTACGACAGCGCCGAGTATTTTTTCGTCAGCCCGCGCCATGCGCAGTTCGCGGCGGATTTACGCACTGCTTTGGAGAGTCTGATAGTTAGTGGTGATTTTGATAAGCTATTTCAAAAATATTATCGCGATATCTTGTACAAAGCGAATATCCGACAAAGAAGCATTATCGAATTACCCAATCCCATGATTGCGCGCAACAAATTGCCGCTGAATCGCAGCGAACTTTGGGTGCAACCCTAA
- the iscR gene encoding Fe-S cluster assembly transcriptional regulator IscR, with protein MRLTTKGRFAVTAMIDLALRQDKGPVTLAGISQRQDISLSYLEQLFGKLRRHEIVESVRGPGGGYHLARKAQQVTVADIIIAVDEQLDATQCGGKGNCHGTDHINGLHCMTHDLWATLNAKMVDYLDSVSLQDLVNQQKQKAAENQIVVMHHAHTSHIAS; from the coding sequence ATGCGCCTTACTACCAAAGGACGTTTCGCCGTCACGGCAATGATCGATCTGGCATTGCGCCAGGACAAAGGTCCTGTGACGCTGGCCGGCATCAGCCAACGGCAGGATATATCCTTGTCTTACCTCGAACAATTGTTCGGCAAATTACGTCGCCATGAAATCGTTGAATCGGTGCGTGGTCCGGGCGGTGGCTATCATTTAGCACGCAAAGCGCAGCAAGTCACGGTGGCCGACATCATCATCGCCGTTGACGAACAACTCGATGCCACTCAATGTGGCGGCAAAGGCAATTGCCACGGCACCGACCACATCAATGGCTTGCATTGCATGACCCACGATTTATGGGCGACGCTCAACGCCAAAATGGTTGATTACCTCGATTCCGTCTCTCTGCAGGACTTGGTCAATCAACAGAAACAAAAAGCCGCAGAAAACCAGATTGTGGTCATGCACCATGCGCATACCAGCCACATCGCCTCTTGA
- a CDS encoding IscS subfamily cysteine desulfurase, with product MNAPLEKSLLDTLKSPHFPIYMDYSATTPVDPRVADKMIPYLRAQFGNPASRSHMYGWDAEAAVEEARANVAALVHADPREIVWTSGATESNNLALKGAAHFYQAKGKHIITVKTEHKAVLDTVRELERQGFEATYLQPQDNGLITIEQLAAAIRPDTILVSVMWVNNEIGVIQPIAEIGELCRSKGIIFHSDAAQATGKVDIDLEQIKVDLVSFSAHKSYGPKGIGALYIRRKPRVRLEAQMHGGGHERGFRSGTLAPHQCVGMGEAFRLAKEEMDSELSHVRAMRDRLATGLQEIEETYVNGDMAQRVPHNLNVSFNYVEGESLIMAIKDIAVSSGSACTSASLEPSYVLRALGRSDELAHSSIRFTIGRFTTEEDIDFTINLLKTKVEKLRALSPLWDMYKDGIDISSIQWAAH from the coding sequence ATGAACGCACCATTGGAAAAAAGCTTGCTCGATACGCTCAAATCGCCGCACTTCCCGATTTACATGGATTACTCGGCCACCACGCCGGTCGATCCACGCGTCGCCGATAAAATGATTCCGTATTTGCGCGCGCAATTCGGCAATCCCGCTTCACGCAGCCATATGTATGGCTGGGATGCGGAAGCCGCGGTAGAAGAGGCGCGTGCTAACGTCGCCGCGCTGGTGCATGCTGATCCGCGCGAAATCGTCTGGACTTCCGGTGCCACCGAAAGTAATAACTTGGCACTCAAAGGCGCGGCGCATTTTTACCAAGCCAAGGGCAAGCACATCATCACCGTCAAAACCGAACACAAGGCCGTACTCGACACCGTGCGCGAACTCGAACGTCAAGGCTTTGAAGCGACTTACCTGCAACCGCAAGACAATGGTCTCATCACGATAGAACAATTGGCGGCGGCGATTCGTCCTGACACCATCTTGGTTTCGGTGATGTGGGTGAATAATGAAATCGGTGTAATTCAACCGATCGCTGAAATCGGCGAACTGTGCCGCAGCAAGGGCATCATTTTCCACTCCGACGCCGCGCAAGCAACCGGCAAGGTCGACATCGACCTCGAACAGATCAAGGTTGATTTGGTGTCATTCTCGGCACATAAATCCTACGGCCCGAAAGGCATCGGTGCTTTGTACATCCGCCGCAAACCGCGCGTGCGTTTGGAAGCGCAAATGCATGGTGGCGGTCATGAGCGCGGTTTCCGTTCCGGTACACTGGCACCGCATCAGTGCGTGGGCATGGGCGAAGCCTTCCGTTTGGCCAAGGAAGAAATGGACAGCGAACTCAGTCATGTGCGCGCCATGCGCGACCGCCTCGCGACCGGCTTGCAAGAAATCGAAGAAACCTATGTCAATGGCGACATGGCGCAGCGCGTGCCACACAATTTGAATGTCAGTTTCAATTATGTCGAAGGTGAATCCTTGATTATGGCGATCAAAGATATCGCCGTGTCGTCCGGTTCGGCCTGTACCTCGGCCAGCTTGGAGCCTTCCTATGTATTGCGCGCCCTCGGTCGCAGCGATGAATTGGCGCATAGTTCCATCCGTTTCACGATCGGTCGTTTCACTACCGAAGAAGACATCGATTTCACCATCAACCTGCTCAAAACCAAGGTTGAGAAGCTGCGCGCACTCTCGCCACTGTGGGATATGTACAAAGACGGCATCGATATTTCGAGCATACAGTGGGCCGCGCATTAA
- a CDS encoding aldehyde dehydrogenase family protein translates to MNPSSLPTLLAHFGIALAARAGTDVQSISPINGTLLANLRADSADQIDAAVAQAHSAFLTWRSVPAPRRGELIRLLGEELRQNKAELGHLVTLEAGKIVQEGLGEVQEMIDICDFAVGLSRQLYGLTIASERPGHRMMEQWHPRGVVGVISAFNFPVAVWAWNAALAIVCGNSVIWKPSEKTPLTALATQALFERALARFGSDAPVGLTQVLIGTAAGAAQLVADRRVALVSATGSTRMGRQVASMCATRLVPSILELGGNNAMIVAASADLEMAVRAITFSAVGTAGQRCTTLRRLFVHDSIYDTLVPRLKHVYAALPVGNPFEAGNLVGPLIDQAAYTAMQTALSSASAEQGHCSGGERVSVPGCEAGYYVRPALVEMPQQSAGMHHETFAPILYIVRYHELQQAIAWNNEVPQGLSSAIFTTDLREAEYFVSALGSDCGIANVNIGPSGAEIGGAFGGEKETGGGRESGSDAWRAYMRRATNTFNYSNALPLAQGVSFDIV, encoded by the coding sequence ATGAATCCATCCTCCCTACCCACTTTACTGGCCCATTTCGGCATCGCTTTGGCGGCCCGTGCCGGCACCGATGTGCAGAGTATTTCGCCGATCAACGGCACCCTGCTGGCTAACTTGCGCGCCGACAGCGCCGACCAAATCGACGCCGCCGTCGCCCAAGCGCACAGCGCCTTCCTCACGTGGCGCAGCGTGCCGGCACCACGCCGCGGCGAACTGATACGTTTGCTCGGAGAAGAGTTACGCCAAAACAAAGCGGAACTCGGCCACCTCGTCACGCTCGAAGCGGGGAAAATTGTACAAGAAGGTTTGGGCGAAGTGCAGGAAATGATCGATATTTGCGATTTCGCAGTCGGTCTGTCGCGTCAATTGTACGGCTTGACGATTGCCTCGGAACGTCCGGGCCATCGCATGATGGAACAATGGCACCCGCGTGGCGTGGTTGGCGTGATCTCGGCATTTAATTTTCCGGTCGCGGTATGGGCTTGGAATGCGGCGTTGGCCATTGTTTGTGGCAACAGCGTGATCTGGAAACCCTCAGAAAAAACCCCACTGACCGCGCTGGCCACGCAGGCCTTGTTCGAACGGGCCCTGGCACGCTTCGGCAGCGATGCCCCGGTCGGCTTGACACAGGTATTGATCGGCACCGCTGCCGGCGCTGCGCAATTGGTGGCAGACCGCCGCGTGGCACTGGTAAGCGCTACCGGCAGCACGCGCATGGGACGCCAAGTGGCGAGCATGTGCGCCACACGACTGGTACCGAGCATACTCGAATTGGGTGGCAATAATGCCATGATCGTCGCTGCCAGCGCCGATTTGGAAATGGCGGTGCGCGCCATTACCTTCTCCGCCGTCGGCACGGCCGGACAGCGCTGCACCACACTGCGTCGACTGTTCGTTCATGACAGCATCTACGACACACTGGTTCCACGCCTCAAGCATGTGTATGCGGCTTTACCGGTTGGCAACCCTTTTGAGGCCGGCAACTTGGTCGGCCCCTTGATCGATCAGGCTGCCTATACCGCCATGCAAACTGCGCTCAGCAGCGCTAGCGCGGAACAAGGCCATTGCAGCGGCGGCGAGCGGGTCAGCGTACCGGGCTGCGAAGCCGGCTACTATGTGCGGCCGGCTTTAGTGGAAATGCCACAACAAAGCGCAGGCATGCACCATGAAACCTTCGCACCTATTCTCTACATCGTCCGTTACCATGAATTGCAGCAAGCGATCGCCTGGAATAACGAGGTGCCACAAGGCTTGTCCTCCGCCATTTTCACCACCGATCTGCGCGAAGCCGAATACTTCGTTTCGGCACTCGGCAGTGACTGTGGCATCGCCAATGTCAATATTGGTCCGTCTGGCGCTGAAATCGGTGGGGCTTTCGGCGGCGAGAAAGAGACGGGCGGCGGACGTGAATCGGGTTCCGATGCATGGCGTGCCTACATGCGCCGCGCCACCAATACCTTTAATTACAGCAATGCCCTGCCCTTGGCACAGGGCGTCAGTTTCGATATCGTGTAA
- a CDS encoding Lrp/AsnC family transcriptional regulator, with translation MNRELDEIDKKILALLIDDARLPVTVIARQVGVARTTVIARIAALEKCGMIVGYAVKLNQKALQSAVRAYVGLSVETKYAAALIRYLQNLPETETLCAVSGVIDYMLTLRCDTTATLDALLDQIGAMDGVRQTSTSIILSKRIDRAAG, from the coding sequence ATGAATCGAGAACTGGATGAGATAGATAAAAAAATCCTGGCTTTGCTCATCGATGATGCGCGTTTGCCGGTGACGGTCATCGCCCGGCAAGTCGGGGTAGCACGCACGACGGTGATTGCGCGCATTGCCGCGCTGGAAAAGTGCGGCATGATCGTCGGCTATGCGGTGAAGTTGAATCAGAAAGCCTTGCAGTCGGCGGTGCGCGCCTATGTGGGCTTGTCGGTGGAAACCAAGTATGCGGCGGCCTTGATACGCTACTTGCAAAATTTACCGGAAACCGAAACCTTATGTGCGGTGTCGGGGGTGATCGATTACATGCTGACCTTGCGCTGCGATACCACCGCCACACTCGATGCCTTACTCGATCAAATCGGTGCCATGGATGGCGTGCGACAAACCTCGACCTCGATTATCCTCAGCAAGCGCATAGACCGCGCGGCCGGGTGA
- a CDS encoding VF530 family protein — protein sequence MTNPLSDLAMTPPQTRVKSLEGISLEAILTTLLEQHGWSVLAQRIPIRCFEHDPSIKSSLRFLRKTAWARSKVEQWYLQS from the coding sequence ATGACCAATCCTCTTTCTGACCTGGCGATGACCCCACCGCAAACACGCGTAAAAAGCCTGGAAGGTATCAGCTTGGAGGCCATCTTGACCACCTTGTTGGAGCAGCATGGATGGTCGGTCTTGGCGCAAAGAATTCCGATTCGCTGTTTCGAACATGACCCCAGCATCAAGTCCAGCCTGCGCTTCCTGCGCAAGACCGCTTGGGCCAGAAGCAAGGTCGAACAATGGTATTTACAGAGCTGA